The following DNA comes from Chthoniobacterales bacterium.
GCAACCGAGTTTTCATGGACAAACCCAAAGTTTTTATCCTCGGAGCAAAAGGGAGACTCGGGGCGGCCTTGGCGCGCACCTGGGCCGCGGATAGCGAAGTTAGCGCTTATGGACGGAGCGAAGCGGACTTAGCCCGACCCGCATCCATCGCCGGCATGATCCGGAGCGAGCGTCCGGACGTCGTGGTGAATTGCGCGGCGATGACGAATGTGGACGAATGTGAAACATCGCGCGACATGGCGGAAGCCGTCAACGCAACGGCACCCGGAGTGATTGCGCAGGCAACAAGCGCCGCGGGCGGAAGATTTGTCCACATCAGCACGGACTACGTTTTTTCCGGCGATGCCGCATCACCCTACGCCGAGGAGGCCATTCCGCAGCCCGTCTCTTGGTATGGCGAAACCAAAAGGCGGGGAGAGGTGGCCGTGATGGCCGCGGGCGAACATCATGCCGTCATTCGAGTCGCGTGGGTTTTCGGACCGGACCGCGACAGCTTCATCGACAAGGCGCTTCACGCCGCACTGCGCGGAGAACCGGTTCGGGCGGTGGCCGACAAGTATTCCTCGCCGACCTACACACGTGATGCGGCGGAGGGCTTACGACCGTTCCTTCGCGATGGCGCGCCGGGAGGCATTTATCATCTGTGCAACAGCGGAGTCTGCACCTGGCAACAATGGGCTCAGGAAGCGATCGATGCAGCGGCGAAGATCGGCGTCCCGGTGAAAACACGATTGGTCGAGCCCCTCAAGCTTGCCGACATCAAGGCCATGGCAGCAAAACGGCCGGTTTACAGCCCGATGTCCTGCAGTCGTATCGAAGCGCTGCTCGGACATCCCATGCGCGGATGGCGGGAGGCAGTCGATGACTATGTCCGTTTACTTCGCGACGAAGGGCGGCTTGCCGCCGGATGCTGACGAAGGGTGGGCGCTGGTTCGAGGGAGCGGTAATTGCCGCGCAGGAACCAGACTCCGGGCACGACCAAAAGCAGGATCTCCAAAAGCCAGGACGCAAGAAAGCCCCCGGGGGTTGAGTCCGGCAGGAGCAGATTGGAAAGGGAGCGATGGGTCCAAATGAACGCAATGCGCATGCCGGACGTCCAGAGACCGACCACAAGTGGAGCGGCAGACCCGCATAGCATCAACTCGTCAGATCGCGCCACAGACACGAAGCGCCCGATGCAACCAGCGATCCAAACCCCAGCCACTGCAGCAACGGCTATCATGACCAAGCTCGGCGTCCGAACCAAATTGGGCAGCACGAACATGCCGGCAAACAGTGA
Coding sequences within:
- the rfbD gene encoding dTDP-4-dehydrorhamnose reductase, which produces MDKPKVFILGAKGRLGAALARTWAADSEVSAYGRSEADLARPASIAGMIRSERPDVVVNCAAMTNVDECETSRDMAEAVNATAPGVIAQATSAAGGRFVHISTDYVFSGDAASPYAEEAIPQPVSWYGETKRRGEVAVMAAGEHHAVIRVAWVFGPDRDSFIDKALHAALRGEPVRAVADKYSSPTYTRDAAEGLRPFLRDGAPGGIYHLCNSGVCTWQQWAQEAIDAAAKIGVPVKTRLVEPLKLADIKAMAAKRPVYSPMSCSRIEALLGHPMRGWREAVDDYVRLLRDEGRLAAGC